One window from the genome of Serinibacter salmoneus encodes:
- the dapC gene encoding succinyldiaminopimelate transaminase produces MGFAPLGVAYPWDAVEPLRDRARRHPDGLIDLSIGTPVDPTPALVQAALAEASDAHGYPTVAGPAALREAIADFYARRRGVPGLTTSQVLPTVGSKELVAHLPSELGLGPGDVVVIPSVAYPTYEVGARLAGAEVLVSDDVQAWRGNRAVRLVWVNSPANPSGRVLGVDHLREVVVAAREIGAVVAGDECYALLPWTQPWAGAGVPSILDPRVCDGDLTGLLAVYSLSKQSNLAGYRAAFVAGDEGIIDPLLQLRRHRGMMLPAPVQHAMARALADDAHVTEQVARYAERRSMLTEALPAAGFEIEASEAGLYLWIRAGDGMPLPEPAPGLGPEACWSIMTLLADEGILAGPGIFYGPAGAEHVRVSLTAPTQDVARAAARLRARRS; encoded by the coding sequence ATGGGCTTCGCCCCTCTGGGCGTCGCCTACCCCTGGGATGCGGTGGAGCCGCTGCGGGATCGTGCACGGCGCCACCCCGACGGCCTGATCGACCTGTCCATCGGCACGCCGGTGGACCCCACGCCGGCGCTCGTGCAGGCAGCGCTCGCCGAGGCCTCCGACGCCCACGGCTACCCCACGGTCGCGGGCCCGGCGGCGCTGCGCGAGGCCATCGCCGATTTCTACGCGCGACGGCGGGGTGTGCCCGGTCTGACCACCTCCCAGGTGCTGCCCACGGTGGGGTCGAAGGAACTGGTGGCGCACCTGCCCAGCGAGCTCGGGTTGGGGCCGGGTGACGTCGTCGTGATCCCCTCGGTGGCCTACCCCACCTACGAGGTCGGGGCGCGGCTCGCGGGGGCCGAGGTGCTCGTGAGCGATGACGTCCAGGCGTGGCGCGGCAACCGCGCGGTGCGCCTGGTGTGGGTGAACTCACCGGCGAACCCGAGCGGCCGGGTGCTCGGTGTCGATCACCTGCGAGAGGTGGTGGTCGCCGCCCGCGAGATCGGCGCCGTCGTGGCCGGGGACGAGTGCTACGCGCTGCTGCCGTGGACCCAGCCGTGGGCAGGCGCGGGGGTGCCGAGCATCCTGGATCCCCGGGTCTGCGACGGCGACCTCACGGGCCTGCTCGCGGTGTACTCCCTGTCCAAGCAGTCCAACCTTGCGGGCTACCGGGCGGCGTTCGTGGCGGGTGATGAGGGGATCATCGACCCGCTCCTGCAGCTGCGCCGGCACCGCGGCATGATGCTGCCGGCACCCGTGCAGCACGCGATGGCCCGGGCGCTGGCAGACGATGCGCACGTGACCGAGCAGGTCGCGCGGTACGCCGAGCGGCGCAGCATGCTCACCGAGGCCCTACCCGCCGCGGGATTCGAGATCGAGGCCTCCGAGGCGGGCCTGTACCTCTGGATCCGCGCCGGTGACGGGATGCCGCTGCCGGAGCCCGCCCCGGGCCTCGGGCCCGAGGCATGCTGGTCGATCATGACGCTGTTGGCGGACGAGGGGATCCTTGCGGGTCCCGGCATCTTCTACGGCCCCGCGGGGGCCGAGCATGTGCGGGTGTCCCTGACCGCGCCCACGCAGGATGTGGCGCGGGCCGCGG
- the fdxA gene encoding ferredoxin produces MTYVIAQPCVDVKDKACIDECPVDCIYEGERSLYIHPDECVDCGACEPVCPVEAIYYEDDVPAQWSAFYNANVEFFDTIGSPGGAAKLGMIPTDHPLVAALPPQVED; encoded by the coding sequence GTGACCTATGTGATCGCGCAGCCGTGCGTCGACGTGAAGGACAAGGCGTGCATCGACGAGTGCCCGGTGGACTGCATCTATGAGGGTGAACGCTCGCTGTACATCCACCCGGACGAGTGCGTGGACTGCGGGGCGTGCGAGCCGGTGTGCCCGGTCGAGGCCATCTACTACGAGGACGACGTCCCTGCGCAGTGGTCGGCCTTCTACAACGCCAACGTGGAGTTCTTCGACACGATCGGATCGCCGGGCGGTGCCGCCAAACTCGGCATGATCCCGACCGATCACCCGCTGGTGGCTGCCCTCCCGCCGCAGGTCGAGGACTGA
- a CDS encoding ferrous iron transport protein A — MSQSHQPPTHPRLTIGDRVVVRYRRADVRPGEPPLSDAVGEIVAIDAENVRLETRTGIRAIPLAAVVAAKRVPPAPRG, encoded by the coding sequence ATGAGCCAGTCGCACCAACCGCCGACCCACCCCAGGCTAACGATCGGCGACCGGGTGGTGGTGCGATACCGCCGCGCGGACGTTCGTCCCGGTGAGCCGCCGCTCAGCGATGCGGTCGGGGAGATCGTCGCCATCGACGCGGAGAACGTCCGCCTCGAGACCCGCACGGGGATCCGGGCGATCCCCCTAGCTGCCGTGGTCGCCGCCAAGCGGGTGCCACCGGCACCGCGAGGCTGA